The following proteins come from a genomic window of Montipora capricornis isolate CH-2021 chromosome 9, ASM3666992v2, whole genome shotgun sequence:
- the LOC138015731 gene encoding uncharacterized protein: MGGSILFIVVILSVLSEGHNLGSFNSEYEEVYVSITGHDSASCGHKTYPCKSIAQAVSQVDGNYGHIYLNGTGTERQPFNCTREMQRGIEIQKSVSIEGMNSTPTAHISCFGGIKFRSVERELNVSISGIVFQQTPLTFEDCNFIQLFNSYFRGGSAVTVYVNNISSTNFNIRSSSFFDNNVSCVDFILASGKAQTQFLTVRINSTTFQGNGCFGKRSMKLGAITIGSAIKAALGPILVEVSCSKVYYTKNCGHFVNIELPHATINEVYTDVTLVGNGVGRLWMRSNSEAKSLFSSLARKTYAKFVGLSCYSNRLRCLMIECNETEVEIYNSSFQDQYVPSGRGASISLEATTHAALRVLNSSFGKNRAKAGGAISVHSKHGTIELLFSRVNFTACAAEKYGCTVLVGDPQSARVTNRTATFKLIANFTEVLVNNCSGIKVWRRRKCSVFYFLVFSGKVTINGSSWTNNRVRTDATFLLGNAGGKTDIIVSNCTFVNNSALLQTAVMFVALGPLPGSIMIENTTFLTQPVDTENKKSNALLISPEFRIELMNVSFSSRNAIGLAIFRFAKTKPQAFAMNIYIVNCTFFNSAQDIVVNILEATEIKFNIRNTVFSTKRAGNKDIGIFFAVKPITKLNLSSAVIELDNVTFLSRPCSVFNLLTPGEKTLKIRNSIFQGGICSHQQGSRHHQYQLGAGSISIIALHDNLNQSGCIGQQYTRNIHPLWNYDTKIIIEGSTFEGNAGLMVGAIAVVNGNVTFDKCNFRNNFGNKTSGHVYSGYGTGRIHFKDCSFSTTLHSIAANGVLFKKSTVLYSESGGPLEIENTSMVSNVTQRITLSTMVGVSNGGYVNIDNQSIIECSAGSQLLFENNTHFQYGYNEIDGNSCRFNVTALHYSCNSCPPGFYSLQKGASRGLNLLASFECLQCPFGATCVEKNVAARPNFWGYPNPNKAHALTFYACPEGYCQSPSQKSGALQYNACFGKRSGFLCGKCFPEYSETLFTTECRKRSECNTHMLWIIAIIYTTGMALYLLTKPPIIRYLVKQILWFRNREGYALVDGSDGEMDGHKDIGYLKIIFYFYQAADLLIVGSAEHLFHDKIPFVLSIIEAFNFEISTLKKSISCPFPGITAVTKELLLSGTVFLIMAEIVTIYCFHFAFNKVRRKEGPCVIHYIAVFIELLLLGYERLAESSLNLMNCFPIGSEKRLFIDAEIVCWQWWQYILLTYIIVSVVPFILILYFGSSKLHDASISAKEFLGACTFPLPFLFYWLFKRVLITGNNSSHARQNNKDVLEVLHGPFRQPKGNDNGTLYWESVLIGRRLALLLCHAFITNSMLRLVCMTVACIVILLHHAIKNPFQDPIANTSETASLLILAVMAVINLTKATLVAFGITIDGPATTYLEILEWFEVCVLSFVPALLGIFLAIAALSQLVRLLSFLTMMIFRFAQTNSQSSCSLNF; the protein is encoded by the coding sequence GTAGTTTTAACTCCGAATATGAAGAGGTCTATGTTTCCATTACCGGTCACGATTCTGCAAGCTGTGGCCACAAAACATACCCATGCAAGTCTATTGCACAAGCAGTTAGTCAAGTTGACGGGAATTATGGCCACATTTATCTTAACGGCACTGGCACAGAGAGACAGCCGTTCAATTGCACCCGGGAAATGCAGCGTGGGATAGAAATTCAGAAAAGCGTCAGCATAGAGGGGATGAATTCAACGCCGACCGCGCACATTTCATGTTTTGGTGGAATAAAATTCCGGTCCGTCGAAAGGGAACTGAATGTATCCATATCCGGTATTGTTTTCCAACAAACTCCGCTGACGTTTGAAGATTGCAATTTCATACAATtatttaacagttatttccGAGGTGGATCCGCTGTAACGGTTTATGTGAACAACATATCCAGCACCAATTTCAACATTCGAAGTTCTTCATTCTTTGACAACAATGTGTCCTGTGTGGATTTTATTTTGGCTTCCGGCAAAGCTCAAACTCAGTTCCTTACAGTGAGAATCAATAGCACCACTTTTCAGGGCAACGGCTGCTTTGGAAAACGCTCAATgaaattaggagcaataacaaTTGGATCAGCGATAAAAGCAGCTTTAGGACCTATCTTGGTGGAAGTATCATGCTCTAAGGTCTATTACACCAAAAACTGTGGCCATTTTGTTAACATCGAATTGCCGCATGCCACCATAAACGAGGTTTATACGGACGTAACGCTTGTGGGAAATGGAGTTGGTCGGCTTTGGATGCGATCAAATAGCGAAGCAAAGAGCTTGTTTAGTTCACTAGCAAGAAAAACCTACGCTAAATTTGTAGGCCTAAGCTGCTACAGCAACCGGTTGCGATGTCTCATGATCGAGTGTAATGAGACCGAAGTGGAAATTTATAACTCTTCCTTTCAGGACCAGTACGTTCCATCTGGAAGAGGTGCATCCATTTCGCTTGAGGCAACAACTCACGCAGCATTGCGTGTGCTAAACAGCAGTTTTGGAAAGAATCGAGCAAAAGCAGGCGGAGCCATAAGCGTTCATAGCAAACATGGGACGATAGAGCTCTTGTTTTCACGCGTTAATTTTACTGCATGCGCTGCAGAAAAGTACGGATGTACGGTTTTAGTCGGGGATCCTCAAAGTGCTCGCGTTACAAACCGAACAGCGACATTTAAATTAATTGCAAACTTCACAGAGGTGCTTGTCAACAACTGCTCTGGTATAAAGGTATGGCGTAGAAGAAAGTGCAGTGTGTTCTATTTTCTCGTCTTTAGTGGAAAGGTGACCATAAACGGCTCTTCCTGGACAAATAACAGGGTAAGGACAGATGCTACTTTTCTGTTGGGAAATGCCGGTGGCAAAACTGACATTATAGTGTCGAACTGCACCTTTGTCAACAACTCTGCTCTTCTTCAAACTGCCGTTATGTTTGTAGCCTTAGGCCCACTTCCAGGCAGCATAATGATTGAGAATACCACTTTTTTGACTCAACCAGTGgacactgaaaacaaaaaatcgAACGCATTGCTTATAAGTCCAGAATTCAGAATCGAGTTGATGAACGTGTCATTTAGCTCGCGAAATGCTATCGGGCTTGCGATTTTCCGCTTCGCAAAAACTAAGCCTCAAGCTTTTGCGATGAACATTTACATCGTAAACTGCACTTTTTTCAACAGTGCTCAAGATATTGTAGTCAATATTCTAGAAGCAACCGAAATTAAGTTCAACATAAGAAATACTGTCTTTTCTACCAAACGTGCAGGAAACAAGGACATTGGCATCTTTTTTGCGGTTAAACCAATCACCAAACTAAACTTATCAAGCGCAGTTATAGAACTGGACAACGTAACATTTCTATCCCGGCCTTGCAGCGTTTTCAACCTGCTCACTCCAGGAGAGAAAACTCTCAAAATACGGAATTCCATTTTTCAAGGGGGCATTTGTTCCCATCAGCAAGGGTCAAGGCACCATCAGTATCAATTAGGAGCTGGCTCCATATCAATTATAGCACTACATGATAACCTCAACCAATCAGGATGTATTGGGCAGCAATACACCAGAAACATCCACCCTTTGTGGAATTATGACACCAAAATAATCATCGAAGGCAGCACGTTTGAAGGAAACGCAGGTCTAATGGTCGGAGCCATTGCCGTCGTCAACGGAAACGTTACGTTTGACAAGTGCAATTTTCGAAATAACTTTGGCAACAAAACCTCCGGACACGTTTATTCAGGGTATGGCACAGGCCGAATCCACTTCAAAGATTGTTCGTTCTCGACAACGCTCCATAGCATTGCGGCGAACGGCGTTCTCTTCAaaaaatcaacggttttgtATTCTGAAAGCGGTGGACCATTAGAAATTGAAAACACTTCAATGGTATCAAATGTTACTCAAAGAATTACTCTCTCCACAATGGTGGGTGTCTCGAATGGAGGATACGTCAACATTGATAACCAGTCCATTATCGAATGCAGCGCGGGAAGTCagcttttgtttgaaaataacaCGCACTTTCAGTACGGATACAACGAGATAGACGGAAATTCCTGCCGATTTAACGTGACTGCTCTACACTATTCCTGTAATTCGTGTCCCCCCGGTTTCTACAGTTTACAGAAAGGTGCTTCGCGCGGACTAAATTTACTCGCATCATTTGAATGCCTGCAATGTCCCTTTGGAGCGACTtgtgttgaaaaaaatgtcgCTGCAAGACCGAATTTCTGGGGATACCCGAATCCTAACAAGGCCCATGCATTGACGTTCTATGCTTGTCCGGAAGGTTACTGTCAGAGTCCATCACAGAAGTCGGGTGCACTACAATATAACGCCTGCTTTGGAAAGCGAAGCGGATTTCTCTGTGGGAAGTGTTTTCCAGAATATAGTGAAACACTCTTTACTACCGAGTGCCGCAAGAGAAGCGAATGCAATACCCACATGTTGTGgataatagcaataatttacACGACTGGAATGGCTCTTTATCTCTTAACTAAGCCTCCGATAATACGTTATCTTGTCAAGCAAATATTGTGGTTCAGGAATCGAGAAGGCTATGCTCTCGTAGATGGATCTGATGGGGAAATGGATGGACACAAAGATATTGGATATCTTAAAATCATATTCTATTTTTATCAAGCCGCCGATCTATTGATAGTAGGGTCAGCTGAACATTTGTTTCACGATAAAATTCCATTTGTACTGTCTATCATTGAAGCGTTTAATTTTGAGATCAGCACCCTTAAGAAATCTATATCTTGCCCTTTTCCTGGAATTACAGCTGTGACAAAGGAGTTGCTACTTTCCGGAACCGTTTTTCTCATAATGGCAGAAATAGTAACAATTTActgctttcatttcgcttttaatAAGGTACGGAGAAAGGAAGGGCCATGTGTTATTCATTACATAGCTGTTTTCATAGAGTTACTGCTACTTGGGTACGAGCGACTTGCAGAATCATCCTTAAACCTTATGAACTGTTTTCCTATAGGCTCTGAGAAACGGTTGTTTATCGATGCAGAGATCGTTTGTTGGCAGTGGTGGCAATATATACTGCTGACTTACATCATCGTGTCAGTGGTACCTTTTATCCTTATTTTGTACTTTGGATCGTCAAAGCTTCATGACGCCTCAATCTCCGCGAAAGAGTTTCTCGGAGCGTGCACATTTCCCTTACCGTTTCTATTTTACTGGCTGTTTAAGAGAGTCCTTATAACAGGGAATAACAGCTCACACGCAAGACAGAACAACAAGGACGTTTTGGAAGTACTTCATGGGCCGTTTCGTCAGCCTAAGGGTAACGACAATGGAACACTGTACTGGGAAAGCGTTTTGATTGGTAGACGGTTGGCGTTACTCCTTTGTCACGCATTCATCACAAATTCAATGCTTCGATTGGTTTGTATGACTGTCGCTTGCATCGTCATATTGCTTCATCACGCAATCAAAAACCCTTTTCAGGATCCTATTGCGAACACATCCGAAACGGCATCCCTTTTGATCTTGGCTGTAATGGCAGTTATCAACCTGACAAAAGCCACTTTGGTGGCGTTTGGAATAACCATCGATGGGCCAGCCACAACTTACCTGGAAATCCTCGAGTGGTTTGAAGTCTGTGTGCTGTCTTTTGTTCCGGCTTTATTGGGCATTTTCTTAGCTATCGCAGCTTTGTCTCAGCTCGTGAGGTTACTTTCATTTCTTACGATGATGATTTTTCGATTCGCCCAAACAAATAGTCAGTCTTCGTGCagtttaaatttctga